The DNA window ctgtgtgaatataatcgtcgtccatattgagtcaattatgatgattaaaaaagtttctcaaaataaaattcacatgcaaaaaaacacatgcggcgaatcaaactatagaaaacttttaaagatctatatttgcttatatacatgtactttgtttcttttactctGTGTTTATACATCAAATGTTGtaccatggtcaggtatcaatttttgtattacgtcacaagtatgacgccgctacgacggaagacctaatcgttgcttgcaacgaccTCGTCTCTAGTTTTTACATCAATGTAAAATAGGACCACATCTTACACATTGTGACATCTTTTTACCCACATAAATTATGCATCATATAGATTTTATATGTTACCTgttcaataaatgtttatacctgtatttgtaaattattgATATACAATGTAGATCGGGTAATTTTATCTAAAACCGCGATCAGTATTTATTCTATTTAGTGACGACGatttgaaacaataaaatgctttctataGAATAGTTCTCATCTTTAAACCCCAAATGAACCAACAAAAAGGCCAAACCGAGTGGTTCCCAGTAACATCAGGACTGAAACAAGGCTGTATGCTATCACCTCTACTCTTTTTAGTGGCCATAGACTGGGTCATGAGGGAATCCACCAGAGACCAGAATAACGGCATTAGATGGAATATGGGAAACAAACTGGATGACCTAGATTATGCCGATGACCTATGCCTTATCTCTTCCACTCATCAGCATATTCAGGAAAAAACAACCAAACTGCACACAACATCTACAAGCCTAGGACTTAACATCAATTTAAAGAAGACCAAAATAATGAGAATAAATGCACGGAACAAGAACTCCGTACAAGTAAATGGAGAGCCTTTGGAAGATGTAGACGCCTTTACATACCTGGGCAGCATTATAACAACATCAGGAGGTACGGACGAGGATATTACATCAAGAATTAATAAAGCCCGTCATGTGTTTTGCAAACCATATGGACATCCTCCTATATGACCACAAGAACAAAACTCAGGATTTTCAACAGCAATGTAAAATCAGTATTGCTATATGGCTCAGAATGCTGGAAGCTCCGGAAAGACCTCACAAAGAAACTGAGAGTATTCGTAAACCGATGCTTACGGTCCATATTCAAGATCAGATGGCCAAAAGTAATATCTAATAACGAACTCAGAGATATGGCAGGTCAAGAAGGCATAGCCGTGGAAATCGCTAGAAGGAAGTGGAGATGGATCGGACATGTGCTCAGAAAAGACCAGCACGACATTACCAGAGAAAGCATCTTCTGGACAGCTGATGGGAAAAGGAAAAGGGGTAGGCCTAAAACAACATGGCGAAGAACAGCAGAGAGTGAGCTGAAAAAGATAGAGCTAACATGGAAAACAGTGGTGGCAAAAGCAAAGAATCGGACTGGGTGGAGAGACTGTGTGGCTGCCTTATGTGCCACCTGGCATGAAGAGGCCTAAGGAACCAACAAAAAAGTTTCAAATAGATAATTAAGGATGTGTAAATAAAGTGCGGGGAAAAATACACGTGTAGATTTTTCGGTGCTTGAGAATTcttctggatctgcatcggtcgtgtgcagtacgaaccgggcgagggaatgttggcgtaaagggtATAGGGTATAAGGTGTAGGCGCGCTGTAGGCCGTAAGGTAtgaacgaagggtaggtttgccgtattcccgaaggtccaccaatatacagttccagagaaataaaccgagtgatgaaggattccgtttttattggacgagactcaacgatggcaacattataacaatttaacagacagacctGTTACAAAcgagtcggatatggccagtagtggcttCCGGACTCAACTCTGGGTGAATCGGACGTGGCCGAGACTGGCCGCCGTGTTCTGCGggttgacaattgtacataactttATATAAAAATCTGAACAATGGGTTtaaattgacaggtgatgacataagtaagctgagtaatgccccagtcacacattcacggatTTAATGCCGGATTAGCTACGGAAGCGATCCGGAATCATTCGTGGCGATATGTATTGACCCGTGGCTTTTCCGTCTGTTATCGTATCCAAACGTAGCAATACTTGTATAGCTGCgacaatttttgaacatgttcaaaattccaCTACGGATGAAACCACCGTAGTACTTCCTTAGAAAAACTTACTAAACCGTTTTAGAACGTAGAAGTCCGTTTTAACTCCGTATAAATCCGTAATAATTCGTATGTATCAATTTGTATCCATTCCGTAGTGCATCCGTACTAAGTCCGTATCATTAGATTTTCCGGTGTTAACCGTAAATAAAATACCGTAGTAGAACCTAGGAGTTGATCTGTGAATGTGTGACTTGGGGATTAAAGATTATTTGATTTTCCGGTGTCAACCGTGGAAAATAGTCCGTAGTAGAACCGTGGAGTTgatccgtgaatgtgtgactggggtataaaatattgacagttataaaataattaaataaactcaatgagtctttaatgtccaagaaatgaaaaactgataattacacattgttgttttaagagattaacagtccttgagacatggcactctgtctctttgaaatcacatatggagtccgaaaagtgtcaatcactaaataaataactttgtaagaaataaactgttaaaaaatattacgaaacagatgttgaattttaaaagtaaagtccaaaataaagttgtaattgaacagtgaattttgcacggtgataTATGTACgtaaattattgttattgtcGATTAATCATTAATCATTCATGGACGTTCCACTTCGCACACTTTCTTTCAATTCGTACTTCATCTTCAAACAATTATCTGATTTCCTGAtaatactatacatgtacatcgtcTCCAGAGAGTGTGCCATATAACCATGAATTGTTGGCGACGGAATCAGCGGATGTTTGAACAGTTCCCTTCTTGAAAATCTGAAGTCCGTGTTCTCTTTACGGTAGCCAGAGTTTCGATCGATCCTAAACTACAGAAATATCAGATAAGACAaaattttacaacatatatatcattaaacACATATCTTAATAAAAGGTTTCACATAATGCTTTTGAAGACAGGTTTGAAatagaatatataattatgaacacGCAGAAAAAGTTTATTGTAGTAATTTGATTGTGATTTGGTTTTGTTAGTGACTATTTAAAAACGGAATAATATTCCTCTAAAAACTAAAGGAAATATTCGATTGGTGCAATATATGCAATCAATTGTAAAGCTAGTCAATATTATTCCTGAGTGATCGAGACATTTTTATTCAGTTGAGCAATATGACCCATTTgcctctaaaaaaaattttaagacaCAGTCACTTTGAAATGTGAAAGACataaaatgcatatatatatatatatatatatatatatatatatatatatatatatatatatatatatatatatatatatatatatatatatatgcactaTCAATGGCTACGATGTGTCTAGTTAAAGAGACATAGTGCCAAAAGTACGAGTATATTATAAGCCTGTAACAGAactctctttttttaatttaaaaaaaaggtaatatgcacaaaataaattcagattTTAGTAACTGCACTTCTTTATGATTACCATGATAGACGTATACTGTAGTATATAGCCACTTTATGGAGTTcatataaaacaagaggcccatgggccacattgctcacctgaggaacaataggtataacaagaggcccaggggccacatcgctcacctgagcaacaattgccttcattctgatcaaattagcattacagtatcaaaatatcttgacaactgagtacagtagatcttgctaaaaaaaaattgaaaatctgccaatttttatccacctcttattttttggtaaataccaagccccttttgttgttgtacctgtaagaagatttttctctattcctatatacccccccccccccatttcatggccccacttttctctagggaatcatggtttcatcaaacttaaatctgcataacctgtgctttcacactaagtactgaatTTTgaaccgaaaactttcccagaatacttttaaagattttctctttatattcctatgtaaaaattcaaaccgccatcacggtcccgccctaccactagggactgtgattttgcaaacttgaatttacactaccggAGGATGCCTCTATACAATTTTAAaccttttctggccaaatagtctttaaaaagaagatttttaaagattttctctatatattccttagtaaaaattcatcccccattgtggcctcaccataccactggactattatttaaacaaacttgaatctatatgatctggggatgcttccactcaaatttgggctttcctggcctaatagttttgagaagaagacttttaaagcttttctctatctataaaaatttatcccccattatgaccccgccctacccccagggataatgatttgaacaaacttgaatctacacttcctaaggatggttacatgccaatttgagctttcttggccaaataggtttgagaagaagatttttaaaagatttcctctatatattcctatataaaacctGATCCCCcaattatggccccaccctacccccagggaccatgatttgaacaaacttgaatctacactatctgaggatgcttccactcaaatttgagctttcctggcctaatagtttttgagaagaagatttttaaagattttctctatatattcctatgtaaaacatgaccccctattgtggccccaccctacccccggggaccatgatttgatcaaacttgaatctacactacctaatgatgcctccacacaagtttaagctttcaggccgaatagtttttgagaagcaacaaattttcaataattctcaattatctcccctttaaagagggcgtggcacttcatttgaacaaacttgaattcccttcacctagtggtgctttgtgccaaatttagttgaaatctgtttagtggttcttgagaagaagatgaaaatgtgaaaagtttacaacaacgacaacaacgacgacgacagacaacggagaaattgtgatcagaaaagctcacttgagtctttggctcaggtgagctaaaaaaggttaagtttacaatacaataagttgttaaagtttgtttctggaagaacagactttgaaaattttcttaataaattttgacaattttttttacttttttaatctttagtttttaagatctgtgtacaaacatagaattgtgagcaaatctctgtatcttgcatataattcgaagcttaacattcaaatatggttagtaaatagaaattgtaaacaattaaacacaagaaacatgcactataacaaataaagaacacaatttattttttcgaaatgaatcatatataaacatgtacacatacctacatatttccgacagcgatatcaaactctatttaaactgaataaactcgagaaaatgcgaagcatctcaacaaaacctattgcattaatctaccattacgcaaaagataatgccgaattaccgatagaatgaattgtatttcagtacttttttgatacatcagattttgcttaatttgcgcaggtaaacggttaactgtttgatttaccgaagtctctgtttgatttgatacgtaaaaatctcGAAATaaagacgatagttcccaggttacaaagcataaataatgaaaacgaaacgaaaatcagaaaaAGCTAACACCAAttaacgtcatgtgtgaaaactgtcaacgatttgaaatatttagcctcaatttacttcacaaaatcggcaccaatatattttgcatgtttcaaaaatttcccttcattcgcgaactgttgcacaacaagcaaattcatcatagtcagatcgaccctttttcgtataatgtcatggctgctttaaacaaagaacctcgttttagaagtatggaatacgagtcttggtaaaatgggtacgcaaacccgggccgtggcaaaataaaagccggggcagatcggcaatcgtcaatgccaaatacgcattattttgcagcaatatttacagcaaatacaaatatacttgtccatcaaatatcctgaaattttaatgggATTGGCAGGCAGATTagtaactgccaatcttttgttttgcccaggccaagtcttgtctacccattttaccggatgccgaatccgaagctattaaactgattgaaactcgcctttcctttattattattttcgtaataactcagatttgaaacagaattagaccttaatttttgcaatttacattttccttccaataaggataatttatgctaaactacgttgaattggaaccagtagttcttgagaagaagatttttaaaaatgcacccccctttttctacagtttcaaggttttctctgctttgaatacagatcggacttttatttctgcaatttatattcgccctcccacaaggatgctttgtgccaaatttgattgaaattggataagcggttttagagaagaagttcaaaatgtaaaaagtttacagacggacagacagacggacggacagacagacggacggacggacggacagacggacgacggacaaaacgtgatcagaatagctcacttgagctttcagctcaggtgagctaataaaactagcttaatggagtcataatacagactatctggacaatgtaatatagtacatgtagcttctgtataaataaaaatccacccccctggatattcttattttatcatcattagtccctttttaacagaatgattttatagtcataaaACATGTTGAggattgcagttctcaaaaagatcctaaacaattgttcatgcatatgggatataaaccaacaccaaactctgaaccccttatGACGCCGAAGGGGCCaaaggggcatgatcacgattttgatcaaattctgtttttcttatttacagtgctttaggaatgcatttctaatgagaaaatgaaattttagaatcagTCGTACAGTTATAAGAAAGATGCAaggggcttacaattctttgtcttgtaaacaaggctcgtgtcctgttt is part of the Crassostrea angulata isolate pt1a10 chromosome 3, ASM2561291v2, whole genome shotgun sequence genome and encodes:
- the LOC128176823 gene encoding uncharacterized protein LOC128176823; amino-acid sequence: MNQQKGQTEWFPVTSGLKQGCMLSPLLFLVAIDWVMRESTRDQNNGIRWNMGNKLDDLDYADDLCLISSTHQHIQEKTTKLHTTSTSLGLNINLKKTKIMRINARNKNSVQVNGEPLEDVDAFTYLGSIITTSGECWKLRKDLTKKLRVFVNRCLRSIFKIRWPKVISNNELRDMAGQEGIAVEIARRKWRWIGHVLRKDQHDITRESIFWTADGKRKRGRPKTTWRRTAESELKKIELTWKTVVAKAKNRTGWRDCVAALCATWHEEA